The uncultured Methanomethylovorans sp. genome contains a region encoding:
- a CDS encoding NADH-quinone oxidoreductase subunit M yields the protein MSSITVHFPILLIATPILAAALSMMLRSKPKMQAGISLLTSFSLVVMSSILLMKVWNSGIQVYDVGEWGKYGIVLVADLLSAGMVMLSSSISFLSLIYSLDYIEKRSLSTYLPLFNLLVAGLHGSFLTGDIFNLFVFFEVLLLSSCGLVMALEKDGGAKSSDKLEATFKYLILNMLGSVIMLIAVSALYATTGTLNMADISVKLSSMQAAGTLPWHVFAIGLMFIIVFGNKAAIFPLHYWLPDVHPTAPSPVSAMLSGVLIKIGVYGMLRVFFFIFRDVLGMFQPILIVLALFTIGVGAASAVAQTDVKRLLAYSSVSQIGYVFLGIGFGSVGAVAASLVYLVNHAIAKTLLFLTSGGIIHHAGTRDMNKMGGMVNSSPFMATAFLIGAMSIAGLPPMGGFISKFILFDAGIIGGHYTEIGIALLFAIFSLFYMFRAWLLMFWGETRDIEVHGEYSKHGTSPMMYIPIAILALTVVIIGVYSQPLLSLAQATAAQILDPQPYIDAVLTRVVR from the coding sequence ATGAGTTCAATTACTGTTCATTTCCCTATATTGTTGATAGCTACGCCTATACTTGCTGCAGCTCTTTCAATGATGCTTCGTTCAAAACCAAAAATGCAGGCAGGAATCAGTTTATTAACTTCGTTTTCACTTGTAGTCATGAGTTCCATTCTACTAATGAAAGTGTGGAATTCGGGTATACAGGTGTATGATGTAGGAGAATGGGGAAAGTACGGAATTGTACTTGTGGCAGACTTGCTAAGTGCAGGTATGGTTATGTTAAGTTCAAGTATATCCTTCCTTTCACTCATATATTCTCTTGATTATATTGAAAAGCGCTCCTTGTCAACTTATCTTCCTCTATTCAACCTTTTAGTTGCAGGATTGCATGGATCTTTCCTCACCGGAGATATATTCAATCTCTTCGTGTTCTTCGAAGTGCTCTTGCTGTCATCCTGCGGACTGGTTATGGCATTAGAAAAAGATGGGGGGGCAAAGAGTTCGGATAAGCTGGAAGCAACTTTCAAATACCTTATTTTGAACATGCTTGGCTCTGTGATCATGTTAATAGCTGTTTCTGCATTATATGCAACTACAGGAACTCTGAACATGGCTGATATCTCCGTAAAGCTTAGTTCAATGCAGGCTGCAGGAACTCTTCCATGGCATGTATTTGCCATTGGTCTTATGTTCATAATTGTATTTGGTAATAAAGCAGCTATATTCCCCTTGCACTACTGGTTGCCTGACGTACATCCGACGGCTCCGTCCCCTGTAAGTGCCATGCTAAGTGGTGTACTCATAAAGATAGGAGTTTATGGTATGCTTAGGGTCTTTTTCTTTATTTTCAGGGATGTATTGGGCATGTTTCAACCTATCCTAATAGTACTTGCACTGTTTACAATAGGGGTTGGTGCTGCATCTGCAGTTGCCCAAACGGATGTTAAAAGATTACTTGCATATTCCAGTGTGAGTCAGATAGGTTATGTGTTTTTAGGTATTGGTTTTGGAAGTGTCGGTGCGGTTGCAGCATCTCTTGTATACCTGGTCAACCATGCAATTGCTAAGACATTATTGTTCCTAACTTCAGGTGGTATCATACATCATGCAGGAACACGTGATATGAACAAAATGGGTGGTATGGTCAATAGTTCTCCATTCATGGCTACAGCTTTCCTTATAGGTGCCATGTCAATAGCAGGATTGCCTCCGATGGGAGGTTTCATATCCAAATTCATCCTTTTTGATGCTGGTATCATTGGGGGACACTATACAGAAATAGGAATTGCTCTCCTATTTGCCATATTTTCACTGTTCTATATGTTTAGAGCATGGTTACTTATGTTTTGGGGTGAAACTAGAGATATAGAAGTACATGGTGAATATTCAAAACACGGCACATCGCCTATGATGTACATACCAATTGCTATTCTGGCGTTGACGGTAGTGATTATTGGTGTGTATTCGCAACCTTTGCTCTCTCTGGCTCAAGCAACTGCAGCGCAGATACTTGATCCGCAACCTTACATAGATGCAGTCTTAACGAGGGTGGTAAGATGA
- a CDS encoding Na+/H+ antiporter subunit E has protein sequence MKKYVPLAAVFGIVWCFLHGTFSLNSLIFGLLIGLVCIRPFKFLYKPESNFKLFSPPSRIISIMRYFMVLIKEIIKANIVVAKIVTKPKIDIKPGIIAVPIRCKTDLGITGIANTITLTPGTITVDISEDRSILYVHCIDASDPDAVRASVANDLEKYVLEAFE, from the coding sequence ATGAAAAAATATGTCCCCCTAGCAGCTGTGTTTGGAATTGTATGGTGCTTCTTGCATGGCACTTTCAGCCTTAATAGCCTTATATTTGGCCTGTTGATTGGTTTGGTGTGCATAAGACCATTCAAGTTTCTTTACAAGCCAGAATCGAATTTCAAATTATTCTCTCCTCCAAGCCGTATTATATCAATTATGCGATATTTCATGGTTCTTATAAAGGAGATTATTAAGGCCAATATAGTGGTAGCTAAGATAGTAACGAAGCCAAAGATCGACATAAAACCCGGAATTATTGCTGTACCAATTAGATGTAAGACTGATCTGGGTATTACAGGAATAGCGAATACAATAACACTTACTCCTGGTACTATCACTGTGGACATATCTGAAGATAGATCGATTCTCTATGTGCATTGCATAGATGCGTCAGATCCAGATGCAGTACGTGCATCTGTTGCCAATGATCTTGAAAAATATGTGCTGGAGGCTTTTGAATGA
- a CDS encoding cation:proton antiporter, with product MISLLDFSLILMVIAFIPCIYRIIVGPTIPDRVIALDALTTVIIVMLGAYSYGKHSAFFMDVALVLAVISFVGTVTISKYLDEGVVL from the coding sequence ATGATTAGTTTACTGGATTTTTCATTGATACTTATGGTTATTGCATTTATACCGTGTATTTATCGTATTATTGTAGGTCCCACCATTCCCGACAGAGTTATTGCTTTGGATGCCCTGACAACTGTAATTATAGTAATGCTAGGTGCATATTCTTATGGCAAGCATTCAGCATTCTTCATGGATGTGGCTCTTGTCCTAGCAGTAATCTCTTTTGTGGGTACTGTAACCATATCTAAATATCTTGATGAAGGGGTGGTACTGTGA
- the mnhG gene encoding monovalent cation/H(+) antiporter subunit G, which produces MVNTILNVVSDIVLLIGLLFVFLGMLGLLRLPDVYNRLHATAKIGTLGAFGVMLSILIKAGFTPIGVKAIAVGLFLLLTAPIGAHMITRAAHRHGVGLCEESVVDEYGKSYKTSTK; this is translated from the coding sequence ATGGTTAACACTATCTTGAATGTAGTGAGTGATATAGTACTCCTAATTGGATTACTGTTCGTATTCCTTGGTATGCTTGGTCTCTTGCGTTTGCCGGATGTATACAATCGTTTGCATGCGACAGCCAAAATTGGTACTCTTGGAGCCTTTGGTGTAATGTTGAGCATTCTTATAAAAGCAGGTTTCACGCCTATAGGTGTCAAAGCTATAGCCGTTGGTCTATTCTTGCTTCTTACAGCTCCTATTGGGGCTCATATGATTACAAGAGCAGCTCACAGGCATGGTGTAGGCCTTTGTGAAGAATCTGTGGTCGATGAATACGGTAAATCTTATAAGACATCTACTAAATAA
- a CDS encoding ferredoxin, producing the protein MADKNMKVFENVPGPYFVDTECIACELCVDGAPNHFKMVDNKDNMPHACVFKQPENDEEKENCEDAMGACPVDAIGDNG; encoded by the coding sequence ATAGCAGATAAAAATATGAAAGTATTCGAGAACGTGCCAGGCCCATATTTCGTCGACACTGAATGCATAGCATGTGAACTATGTGTAGACGGAGCTCCAAATCATTTTAAAATGGTTGACAATAAAGATAATATGCCACATGCATGTGTTTTCAAGCAACCTGAAAATGATGAGGAAAAAGAGAACTGTGAAGATGCAATGGGTGCATGTCCTGTTGATGCTATAGGGGATAACGGATAA